In a genomic window of Micromonospora cremea:
- a CDS encoding STAS domain-containing protein codes for MDQGGAPPVFSASAETDGDHLRVVVAGEVDMSTADTMLQTALREPAARITLDLSAVTFFDSAAIHALVRLAQQFPGTLTVLPSRQVRRVLDISGLGDQSWLSPA; via the coding sequence GTGGATCAAGGAGGAGCACCACCCGTCTTCTCCGCCAGCGCGGAGACCGACGGTGACCACCTCCGGGTGGTGGTGGCCGGCGAGGTCGACATGTCGACCGCCGACACCATGCTCCAGACCGCGCTGCGTGAGCCCGCCGCGCGGATCACCCTCGACCTGAGCGCGGTCACCTTCTTCGACTCGGCCGCCATCCACGCCCTGGTCCGGCTCGCCCAGCAGTTTCCCGGCACACTCACCGTGCTGCCGTCCCGGCAGGTCCGTCGGGTGCTGGACATCTCCGGCCTGGGCGACCAGAGCTGGCTGAGCCCGGCCTGA
- a CDS encoding ABC transporter ATP-binding protein: protein MSGADDAVLELRAVHRTHGAGPAAVHALRGVSLVVRPGELVAVMGPSGSGKSTLLALAGGLDRPTGGEVRVEGQPLGALDRRGLAQLRRRRIGYIFQQLNLLGSLSALENVALPLELDGTGGRRARAAALAALAEVGLPALGDRFPDQLSGGQQQRVAIARALVGERRLVLADEPTGALDSQTGEAVLHLLRRRVDAGAAGVLVTHEARHAGWADRVVFLRDGVLVDTTAPLGSVEQLLSGSGR from the coding sequence GTGAGCGGAGCGGACGACGCGGTGCTGGAGCTACGCGCCGTCCACCGCACCCACGGGGCCGGCCCCGCGGCGGTGCACGCCCTGCGCGGCGTCAGCCTCGTCGTCCGGCCCGGTGAGCTGGTCGCCGTGATGGGTCCGTCCGGCTCCGGCAAGTCGACGCTGCTGGCCCTCGCCGGCGGGCTGGACCGCCCGACCGGCGGCGAGGTCCGGGTCGAGGGGCAGCCGTTGGGGGCTTTGGACCGCAGAGGGCTGGCCCAGCTGCGCCGCCGCCGGATCGGCTACATCTTCCAGCAGCTCAACCTGCTGGGCAGCCTGAGCGCGCTGGAGAACGTCGCGCTCCCGCTGGAGCTCGACGGCACCGGCGGGCGCCGGGCCCGCGCCGCGGCCCTGGCCGCGCTGGCCGAGGTGGGCCTGCCGGCGCTGGGCGACCGGTTCCCCGACCAGCTCTCCGGCGGCCAGCAGCAGCGGGTGGCCATCGCCCGCGCGCTGGTCGGCGAGCGGCGACTGGTGCTCGCCGACGAGCCGACCGGGGCATTGGACTCGCAGACCGGCGAGGCCGTGCTGCACCTGCTGCGCCGCCGGGTCGACGCGGGCGCCGCCGGCGTCCTGGTCACCCACGAGGCGCGACACGCCGGCTGGGCCGACCGGGTGGTGTTCCTGCGCGACGGGGTGCTGGTCGACACGACCGCGCCGCTGGGCAGCGTCGAGCAACTGCTGTCCGGCAGCGGCCGGTGA
- a CDS encoding ferritin-like domain-containing protein, giving the protein MRQPSAAEALAAALSAEYAAIYAYGRIGVRLTGAARDAAHQAEATHRRRRDALVVQLSTAGSTVPADRAGYALPFPVTDRASALRLAVEVEERTAAHWRAALASTTGADRDQALAALVEYAVRATRWRKAAGLTPPTVAFPGRPA; this is encoded by the coding sequence GTGAGGCAGCCGTCCGCCGCAGAGGCGCTCGCCGCCGCCCTCTCCGCCGAGTACGCGGCCATCTACGCCTACGGGCGGATCGGCGTCCGGCTCACCGGGGCGGCCCGGGACGCCGCGCACCAGGCGGAGGCCACCCACCGACGCCGCCGTGACGCGCTGGTGGTGCAGCTCAGCACCGCCGGCAGCACGGTGCCGGCGGACCGGGCCGGGTACGCGCTGCCGTTTCCGGTCACCGACCGGGCGAGCGCGTTGCGCCTGGCCGTCGAGGTGGAGGAGCGCACGGCGGCGCACTGGCGGGCCGCGTTGGCCTCCACCACCGGCGCCGACCGGGACCAGGCGCTGGCCGCCCTGGTCGAGTACGCCGTGCGCGCCACGAGGTGGCGAAAGGCCGCCGGACTCACCCCGCCGACTGTCGCGTTTCCCGGCCGCCCGGCCTGA
- a CDS encoding nitroreductase/quinone reductase family protein, translated as MSVLGTLTRRVGHHRWFGAAARLLVPADRIVGRLTRGRVVALGLIPSLVITTTGRRSGRPRSNPLLYVPDGDAYVVIGSNWGQTHQPGWAMNLLAEPAAEVDVKGRRVPVRAEPATGAERDRLWQLLVTEWPAYRTYVQRAGGREIRIFRLVPTGRGAPAGPPPAG; from the coding sequence GTGTCAGTGCTGGGAACCCTCACCCGTCGAGTCGGTCACCACCGCTGGTTCGGCGCCGCCGCCCGCCTGCTGGTGCCGGCCGACCGGATCGTCGGCCGGCTCACCCGGGGCCGGGTGGTCGCGCTCGGTCTGATCCCGTCCCTGGTGATCACCACGACCGGCCGCCGCTCCGGCAGGCCGCGCAGCAATCCCCTGCTCTACGTGCCGGACGGCGACGCGTACGTGGTGATCGGCTCCAACTGGGGGCAGACCCACCAGCCCGGCTGGGCGATGAACCTGCTCGCCGAGCCGGCCGCCGAGGTGGACGTGAAGGGACGTCGGGTGCCGGTACGGGCCGAGCCGGCCACCGGCGCGGAACGGGACCGGCTGTGGCAGCTCCTGGTGACCGAGTGGCCGGCGTACCGCACGTATGTGCAGCGGGCCGGCGGCCGGGAGATTCGCATCTTCCGGCTGGTGCCGACCGGGCGCGGCGCGCCGGCCGGCCCGCCACCGGCTGGCTAG
- a CDS encoding VIT1/CCC1 transporter family protein: MTDTPAALREAHHADVSGGWLRPAVFGAMDGLVTNIALIAGVGGGGVSPRSIVLTGSAGLVAGAISMGLGEYTSVRSANEQVAAEVAKERRELERHPEAEARELADAWVARGLPRDLATQVAEAVRRDPEEALRVHVREELGVDPDDQPSPWTAAISSFLFFSVGALVPLLTYLFGATELWLALAVGGLGLFAAGAVVARFTNRPWWTSGLRQLVLGAAAAAATYLIGSLIGVQGGL; this comes from the coding sequence GTGACCGACACCCCGGCGGCGCTGCGCGAGGCGCACCACGCGGACGTCTCCGGCGGCTGGCTGCGCCCGGCCGTCTTCGGCGCGATGGACGGGCTGGTCACCAACATCGCCCTGATCGCCGGGGTCGGCGGCGGCGGGGTCTCGCCGCGCAGCATCGTGCTGACCGGCTCCGCCGGTCTGGTGGCCGGCGCGATCTCGATGGGGCTCGGCGAGTACACGAGCGTGCGCTCGGCCAACGAGCAGGTCGCCGCCGAGGTGGCCAAGGAACGGCGGGAGCTGGAGCGGCACCCCGAGGCGGAGGCCCGCGAGCTGGCCGACGCGTGGGTGGCCCGCGGCCTGCCGCGGGATTTGGCCACCCAGGTCGCGGAAGCGGTGCGGCGCGACCCGGAGGAGGCCCTGCGGGTGCACGTCCGTGAGGAGTTGGGCGTCGACCCCGACGACCAGCCCAGCCCGTGGACGGCCGCGATCTCCTCGTTCCTGTTCTTCTCGGTGGGCGCGCTGGTGCCGCTGCTGACGTACCTGTTCGGGGCCACCGAGCTGTGGCTGGCGCTCGCCGTCGGTGGGCTCGGGCTGTTCGCCGCCGGAGCGGTGGTGGCCCGGTTCACCAACCGGCCCTGGTGGACCAGCGGGTTGCGCCAGCTGGTGCTGGGCGCCGCGGCGGCCGCCGCCACCTACCTGATCGGCTCGCTGATCGGCGTGCAGGGCGGGCTGTGA
- a CDS encoding SpoIIE family protein phosphatase, protein MSSGLGGADAEDPFAVGADLPPMLAAAFAAGGELGERLSNLDWSSTPVGAPGSWPPALSNAVGMMLASSAQIVMFWGDDQLAFYNDAYRATIGGKHPGVLGQPASQHWVETWEVLGPLLEGVRHTGRSYRGEDHPFLLDRHGFLEETYFDVSYDPIRGADGSVNGVYCIVNETTGRVLGERRLRALAELGAELADVGSAAELGRTVAEVLGRHRADVPFALIYLADDAGRFTLAGSDGTGRDAVDVDPEVLSRVAAEGVPVTIDVAGLLDPPPADAADQALVLPVTATNERVGALVVGVARRLPLNDEYRNFLDLVAAQISRAVGKQRAYEHERARAAELAALDRAKTNFFANVSHEFRTPLTLVLGPLEDLLADPVLPAGYTDRLTMMHRNALRLLKLVNTVLDFSRLESGRLAAHYQPTDLAGYTARLASTFRSATDRTGLRLVVDCPPLPAPVFIDRDMWEKIVLNLVSNALKFTFDGDIRVRVRAVDGAARLEVTDTGVGIVPAELPHVFERFHRVPGVRARTHEGTGIGLALVRELVEMHGGEVGVTSQIDEGSTFTVSIPFGSAHLPADRVAPFAPLPEDEPDQSRLYVAETALWTGAEPTPEFGSQPAEVAPAGRILVVDDNADLREHVTRLLSPTWEVVTANDGLVALPLAREGGFDLVLADVMMPRLDGFGLVGTLRADPRTRHVPIVLLSARAGSAEAVAGLSAGADDYLTKPFSGQELIARVRANVELGQLRGQIIRRLRALADAAVAVNTARSTAEVLRIAARHALSLAEAARVVVTASGARAEADAGGTAATDPSFVAELTGTAGEQLGELRVWRPPGDDARADEAALTQLARLVGVRLENAQLYETEHRVATTLQHSLLPRSLPQLPGAVVASRYLPGTTDVEVGGDWYDVIALEGDELVLVIGDVVGKGVRAAAAMGQLRNALRAYVLEGFDPGESLTRLNRLVTSTEGRSFATVVCLLFSSRTGRLRYASAGHPSPLLIRGDDAAFLHDRALGPPVGAIPDTTYRAVEGELPVGSRLLLYTDGLIEDRQLGIDDALAQLRVDAAIPGEHVEDLIDAVVERVAGRPRRDDVAVLALEAAELNRFALRLPADPTRLSVLRKRLEDFLVAHGVGETDLFDLTVAISEAAANAIEHPVLPAEPMISVEVAIEDRTVTATVRDSGQWRESTGSGFRGRGLALIKALGDLSVRRTDEGTEVTLRRQLQA, encoded by the coding sequence ATGAGCTCGGGCCTGGGGGGCGCCGACGCGGAGGATCCCTTCGCGGTCGGCGCGGACCTCCCCCCGATGCTGGCGGCCGCGTTCGCGGCGGGCGGAGAGTTGGGTGAGCGGCTGAGCAACCTCGACTGGTCCTCGACACCGGTGGGGGCCCCGGGCAGCTGGCCGCCGGCGCTCTCCAACGCGGTCGGCATGATGCTCGCCTCCAGCGCGCAGATCGTCATGTTCTGGGGCGACGACCAGCTCGCCTTCTACAACGACGCCTACCGCGCCACGATCGGCGGCAAGCACCCCGGCGTGCTCGGTCAACCGGCGTCGCAGCACTGGGTGGAGACCTGGGAGGTGCTGGGCCCCCTGCTCGAGGGCGTACGGCACACCGGGCGCTCCTACCGGGGCGAGGACCACCCCTTCCTGCTGGACCGGCACGGCTTTCTCGAAGAGACCTACTTCGACGTCTCGTACGACCCGATCCGAGGCGCCGACGGCTCGGTCAACGGCGTCTACTGCATCGTCAACGAGACCACCGGCCGGGTTCTCGGCGAGCGTCGGCTGCGGGCGCTGGCCGAGCTGGGCGCCGAGCTGGCCGACGTGGGCAGCGCGGCCGAGCTCGGCCGGACCGTCGCCGAGGTCCTCGGTCGGCACCGGGCCGACGTACCGTTCGCGCTGATCTACCTGGCCGACGACGCCGGCCGGTTCACTCTGGCCGGCTCCGACGGCACCGGCCGGGACGCCGTCGACGTCGACCCCGAGGTGCTCTCCCGGGTGGCCGCCGAGGGCGTGCCCGTCACGATCGACGTTGCCGGGCTGCTCGACCCACCGCCGGCCGACGCGGCCGACCAGGCGCTCGTGCTGCCCGTCACGGCGACCAACGAGAGGGTCGGCGCGCTCGTCGTCGGCGTGGCCCGCCGGCTGCCCCTCAACGACGAGTACCGGAACTTCCTCGACCTGGTCGCCGCCCAGATCTCCCGGGCGGTGGGCAAGCAGCGGGCGTACGAGCATGAACGGGCCCGCGCCGCGGAGCTGGCCGCGCTGGACCGGGCGAAGACCAACTTCTTCGCCAACGTCAGCCACGAGTTCCGGACCCCGCTGACGCTGGTCCTCGGCCCGCTGGAGGACCTGCTGGCCGACCCGGTACTGCCCGCCGGCTACACCGACCGGCTCACCATGATGCACCGCAACGCGCTGCGCCTGCTCAAGCTGGTCAACACCGTGCTGGACTTCTCCCGGCTGGAGTCCGGTCGGCTGGCCGCCCACTACCAGCCCACCGACCTGGCCGGCTACACCGCCCGGCTGGCCAGCACCTTCCGCTCGGCCACCGACCGGACCGGGCTGCGACTGGTGGTGGACTGCCCGCCACTGCCGGCACCGGTCTTCATCGACCGGGACATGTGGGAGAAGATCGTCCTCAACCTGGTGTCGAACGCGCTCAAGTTCACCTTCGACGGCGACATCCGGGTCCGGGTCCGGGCCGTCGACGGCGCCGCCCGGCTGGAGGTGACCGACACCGGCGTGGGGATCGTGCCGGCCGAGCTGCCGCACGTCTTCGAGCGGTTCCACCGGGTGCCCGGAGTCCGCGCCCGGACCCACGAGGGCACCGGGATCGGCCTGGCGCTGGTCCGGGAGCTGGTGGAGATGCACGGCGGCGAGGTCGGGGTGACCAGTCAGATCGACGAGGGCAGCACGTTCACGGTGAGCATCCCGTTCGGATCGGCGCACCTGCCCGCCGACCGGGTGGCGCCATTCGCCCCCCTGCCGGAGGACGAGCCCGACCAGTCCCGGCTCTACGTGGCGGAGACCGCGCTGTGGACCGGCGCAGAGCCGACGCCCGAGTTCGGCAGCCAGCCGGCGGAGGTCGCCCCGGCCGGCCGGATCCTGGTCGTCGACGACAACGCGGACCTGCGTGAGCACGTCACCCGGTTACTCTCCCCGACCTGGGAAGTGGTCACCGCGAACGATGGCCTGGTGGCCCTGCCGCTGGCCCGTGAGGGTGGATTCGACCTTGTGCTCGCCGACGTGATGATGCCCCGGCTGGACGGGTTCGGCCTGGTCGGCACGCTGCGCGCGGACCCGCGTACCCGGCACGTGCCGATCGTGCTGCTCTCCGCCCGGGCGGGCTCCGCGGAGGCGGTCGCCGGCCTCTCCGCCGGCGCCGACGACTACCTCACCAAGCCCTTCTCCGGGCAGGAGCTGATCGCCCGGGTCCGGGCCAACGTCGAGCTGGGCCAGCTGCGTGGGCAGATCATCCGCCGGCTCCGGGCGCTGGCCGACGCCGCCGTGGCGGTGAACACCGCCCGGTCCACCGCCGAGGTGCTTCGGATCGCCGCCCGGCACGCGCTCAGCCTCGCCGAGGCCGCCCGGGTGGTGGTCACCGCGAGCGGGGCCCGGGCCGAGGCGGATGCCGGGGGTACTGCCGCCACCGATCCGTCCTTCGTGGCCGAGCTGACCGGCACCGCCGGCGAGCAGCTCGGCGAGTTGCGGGTCTGGCGGCCGCCCGGCGACGACGCGCGGGCCGACGAGGCCGCACTGACCCAGCTGGCCCGGCTGGTCGGGGTGCGGCTGGAGAACGCCCAGCTCTACGAGACCGAGCACCGCGTCGCCACCACGCTGCAGCACAGCCTGCTGCCCCGGTCGTTGCCCCAGCTGCCCGGCGCGGTGGTGGCCAGCCGCTACCTGCCCGGCACCACCGATGTCGAGGTCGGTGGCGACTGGTACGACGTGATCGCGCTGGAGGGCGACGAGCTGGTGCTGGTCATCGGTGACGTCGTCGGCAAGGGGGTCCGGGCCGCGGCGGCGATGGGACAGCTGCGCAACGCGCTGCGGGCGTACGTCCTGGAGGGCTTCGACCCGGGTGAGTCGCTGACCCGGCTCAACCGGCTCGTCACGTCCACCGAGGGTCGCTCCTTCGCGACCGTGGTCTGCCTGCTGTTCAGCTCGCGTACCGGCCGGCTGCGGTACGCCAGCGCCGGCCACCCGTCCCCCCTGCTGATCCGCGGCGACGACGCGGCGTTCCTGCACGACCGTGCGCTCGGCCCACCGGTCGGCGCCATCCCCGACACGACGTACCGGGCGGTCGAGGGGGAGCTGCCCGTCGGCAGCCGGCTGCTGCTCTACACCGACGGGCTGATCGAGGACCGTCAGCTCGGCATCGACGATGCGCTGGCCCAGCTGCGCGTCGACGCGGCCATCCCCGGTGAGCACGTGGAGGACCTGATCGACGCGGTGGTCGAGCGGGTCGCCGGGCGGCCGCGCCGCGACGACGTGGCGGTGCTCGCCCTGGAGGCGGCCGAGCTGAACCGTTTCGCGTTGCGGCTGCCGGCGGACCCGACCCGGCTGAGCGTGCTGCGCAAGCGCCTGGAGGATTTCCTGGTCGCGCACGGGGTCGGCGAGACGGACCTGTTCGACCTGACCGTGGCGATCTCCGAGGCCGCCGCGAACGCCATCGAGCACCCGGTCCTGCCCGCCGAGCCGATGATCAGCGTGGAGGTGGCGATCGAGGACCGCACGGTGACCGCCACGGTGCGCGACAGCGGGCAGTGGCGGGAGTCGACCGGCTCCGGGTTCCGGGGGCGCGGGCTGGCTCTGATCAAGGCGTTGGGTGACCTGTCGGTGCGGCGTACCGACGAGGGCACCGAGGTCACGTTGCGCCGGCAGTTGCAGGCCTGA
- a CDS encoding PadR family transcriptional regulator, protein MSIRHGLLALLERGQMYGYQLRAAFEESTGSTWPLNIGQVYTTLSRLERDGLVRPLPESEAGQRPYEITDAGRADLALWFATPVSRTDRPRDELAIKLALALTTPGVDVRSVVQAQRSATMRALQELTRLKYGSDRPEDLPWRLVLDSMVFQAEAEVRWLDHCETSLVRHQPAAPGAPLPRPGDAGASDAARWADEEARR, encoded by the coding sequence ATGTCCATCCGTCACGGGTTGCTCGCCCTGCTCGAACGCGGCCAGATGTACGGCTACCAGCTTCGCGCCGCGTTCGAGGAGTCGACCGGCTCGACCTGGCCGCTGAACATCGGGCAGGTCTACACCACGCTGTCCCGCCTGGAGCGGGACGGTCTGGTGCGCCCGTTGCCGGAGAGCGAGGCCGGGCAACGACCGTACGAGATCACCGACGCCGGCCGGGCGGACCTGGCGCTGTGGTTCGCCACCCCGGTCAGCCGTACCGACCGTCCCCGTGACGAACTGGCGATCAAGCTGGCGCTGGCGCTGACGACCCCCGGCGTGGACGTCCGCTCGGTGGTCCAGGCCCAGCGCAGCGCGACGATGCGGGCGTTGCAGGAGTTGACCCGGTTGAAGTACGGCAGCGACCGGCCGGAGGACCTGCCCTGGCGGCTGGTGCTGGACTCGATGGTGTTCCAGGCCGAGGCGGAGGTGCGCTGGCTGGACCACTGCGAGACCAGTCTGGTGCGGCACCAACCCGCGGCCCCCGGGGCACCCTTGCCCAGACCGGGCGACGCCGGGGCGTCCGACGCGGCGCGGTGGGCCGACGAGGAGGCGCGACGGTGA
- the map gene encoding type I methionyl aminopeptidase, with protein MTVRPPLTPGTLSPMRPVPAHIPRPEYVGKKRPQEWRGSHVQTPETIEKMRIASRLAAQATQLAGEHCKPGVTTDEIDRVVHEFLCDHDAYPSTLGYKGFPKSCCTSLNEVICHGIPDSTVLKDGDIINVDVTAYIGGVHGDTDATFCVGEVSEEARLLVERTHEAMMRGIRAVAPGRQINVVGRVIESYAKRFGYGVVRDFTGHGIGESFHSGLYVPHYDSPRPTDIMEPGMTFTIEPMITLGTYQYDMWDDGWTVVTKDRKWTAQFEHTIVVTDDGHEILTLP; from the coding sequence ATGACCGTCCGTCCGCCGCTGACCCCAGGCACGCTCTCCCCGATGCGACCCGTGCCGGCCCACATTCCCCGACCGGAGTACGTGGGCAAGAAGCGTCCCCAGGAGTGGCGCGGCTCGCACGTGCAGACGCCGGAGACCATCGAGAAGATGCGGATCGCCAGCCGGCTGGCCGCCCAGGCGACCCAGCTCGCCGGTGAGCACTGCAAGCCGGGCGTGACCACCGACGAGATCGACCGGGTGGTGCACGAGTTCCTCTGCGACCACGACGCGTACCCGTCGACGCTCGGCTACAAGGGCTTCCCCAAGTCCTGCTGCACCAGCCTCAACGAGGTCATCTGCCACGGCATCCCGGACTCCACCGTCCTGAAGGACGGCGACATCATCAACGTCGACGTGACCGCGTACATCGGTGGGGTGCACGGCGACACCGACGCCACGTTCTGCGTCGGCGAGGTCAGCGAGGAGGCCCGGCTGCTGGTCGAGCGGACCCACGAGGCGATGATGCGCGGCATCCGCGCGGTCGCCCCGGGCCGGCAGATCAACGTGGTGGGCCGGGTCATCGAGTCGTACGCCAAGCGGTTCGGCTACGGCGTGGTCCGCGACTTCACCGGCCACGGCATCGGCGAGTCCTTCCACAGCGGGCTCTACGTGCCGCACTACGACAGCCCACGGCCCACCGACATCATGGAGCCGGGGATGACGTTCACCATCGAGCCGATGATCACGCTGGGCACCTACCAGTACGACATGTGGGACGACGGGTGGACCGTGGTCACCAAGGACCGGAAGTGGACGGCGCAGTTCGAGCACACCATCGTGGTGACCGACGACGGCCACGAGATCCTGACCCTGCCGTGA
- a CDS encoding FtsX-like permease family protein has translation MTIRRALRAPGRADAPAAPPVAPPGRRRLAELVGSWRAALRIARRESRRTRRRTVLVLAMIALPVLVLAFLAASYDMAELTPQERIDRRLGVADAELRWLADTPIGQDEWGDTWYSREGDHASGRRLATASEVTALLRPGSRVTEVRAPLPLAVHGPERDENVQGRVLDLTDPLARGLVRFRAGRAPLQPGEVAVSPAALRRLDLRLGGAVATADGTRAYTVVGVVEFPDNLGPVVALHPAAVPRTDPEPSSTWLVDVPGSVDAALVSRLNERGVLVTPRHPSGPAAQPSRRWPGLIGPADAADLSTGVLIAGLGLLEVVLLVGPAFAVGVRRRRRDLALVAVAGGDAAQLRRVVLADGVVLGVLGAAAGLLLGVGAAFAGRPLIEQYVFGARFGGYRCWPSALVLLGGVAVLAGVLAALAPAWTAARQDVIAGLAGRRTPPPPRTRWLVLGLTLVIGGAALAAFGATQTSPAVILTGLILGELGLVCCTPTLIGALARLGRVLPLAPRIALRDASRNRAAAAPAICAVMAAVASSVALGGYLASNGAREARAYQPILPTGHVLVSPSESTREPAPTLAQVTTAARAQLDAEAVAPLHAAACQPAATPGGYCFVEPELPPERACPWRPGDGLSEAERRQARADPRCVVPVGDYYGSYVQTLVDDGSALPLLIGADPAETAAATAVLRAGGAVVTDRRYLHDGRVTVKVNQVESGSDGPIVTTGDVPAYALSPTVGQPSLLLSPSAARDLGLSWSPSGWVIGTPSPPDVHQQERFTAALQSLGTFSLSVEEGAAPRDNSPLLLLLAAAAGLITVGAAGIATALAAAEGRAELSTLAAVGAAPGVRRLLAICQAGIIAGLGSVLGIVAGLGTAAIVLLSVNRQYATAWPVREPYPFLVPWPALGVLVLVPVVAMLGAGLFTRARLPIERRLD, from the coding sequence GTGACGATCCGCCGGGCGCTGCGGGCCCCCGGCCGCGCCGACGCCCCGGCGGCCCCGCCGGTCGCGCCACCGGGCCGACGGCGGTTGGCCGAGCTGGTCGGCTCCTGGCGGGCGGCGCTGCGGATCGCCCGGCGCGAGTCGCGCCGGACCCGCCGGCGAACCGTCCTGGTGCTCGCGATGATCGCCCTGCCGGTGCTGGTGCTGGCCTTCCTGGCGGCCAGCTACGACATGGCCGAGCTGACCCCGCAGGAGCGGATCGACCGCCGGCTCGGTGTCGCCGACGCGGAGCTTCGCTGGCTCGCCGACACCCCGATCGGACAGGACGAGTGGGGCGACACCTGGTATTCCCGGGAGGGTGACCACGCGTCGGGCCGTCGGCTGGCGACCGCCTCCGAGGTGACCGCGCTGCTCCGCCCGGGCAGCCGGGTCACCGAGGTGCGCGCCCCACTCCCGCTGGCGGTGCACGGACCAGAGCGCGACGAGAACGTGCAAGGACGGGTGCTGGACCTCACCGACCCGTTGGCCCGGGGGCTGGTGCGGTTCCGGGCCGGACGGGCGCCGCTGCAGCCCGGCGAGGTCGCGGTGAGCCCGGCAGCGCTCCGGCGCCTGGACCTGCGCCTCGGTGGGGCCGTGGCGACCGCCGACGGGACCAGGGCGTACACCGTGGTCGGGGTGGTCGAATTCCCCGACAATCTCGGCCCGGTGGTGGCGCTGCACCCCGCTGCCGTGCCACGCACCGATCCGGAGCCGAGCAGCACCTGGCTGGTGGACGTGCCCGGCAGCGTCGACGCGGCGCTGGTGTCCCGGCTCAACGAGCGCGGCGTGCTGGTCACCCCTCGGCACCCCAGCGGCCCGGCGGCGCAACCGTCCCGGCGCTGGCCCGGGCTCATCGGTCCGGCCGACGCGGCCGACCTGAGCACCGGCGTGCTGATCGCCGGCCTCGGGCTGCTGGAGGTCGTGCTGCTGGTCGGACCGGCCTTCGCGGTCGGCGTCCGCCGTCGGCGACGTGACCTCGCGCTGGTCGCGGTGGCCGGAGGGGACGCCGCCCAACTTCGTCGGGTCGTGCTCGCCGACGGCGTGGTGCTGGGTGTGCTGGGCGCCGCCGCCGGCCTGCTGCTCGGCGTCGGCGCCGCGTTCGCCGGCCGCCCGCTGATCGAGCAGTACGTCTTCGGCGCCCGCTTCGGTGGGTACCGCTGCTGGCCGTCGGCGCTGGTCCTGCTCGGTGGGGTCGCCGTGCTGGCCGGGGTGCTCGCCGCGCTCGCACCGGCCTGGACCGCCGCCCGGCAGGACGTCATCGCCGGGCTCGCCGGGCGACGCACACCGCCCCCGCCCCGGACGCGGTGGCTGGTCCTCGGCCTGACGCTGGTGATCGGCGGGGCGGCGCTCGCGGCGTTCGGGGCCACCCAGACCTCGCCGGCGGTGATCCTGACCGGCCTGATCCTCGGCGAACTGGGCCTGGTCTGCTGCACGCCCACCCTGATCGGCGCGCTGGCCCGCCTCGGCCGGGTGCTGCCGTTGGCGCCCCGGATCGCGCTGCGCGACGCCAGCCGCAACCGGGCCGCCGCCGCGCCGGCGATCTGCGCCGTGATGGCGGCGGTGGCCAGCAGCGTCGCGCTCGGCGGGTACCTGGCCAGCAACGGGGCCCGCGAAGCGCGCGCCTACCAGCCGATCCTGCCGACCGGTCACGTGCTGGTCAGCCCGTCGGAGTCGACCCGGGAACCCGCGCCCACGCTGGCCCAGGTCACCACGGCGGCCCGGGCGCAGCTCGACGCCGAGGCGGTGGCCCCGCTGCACGCCGCGGCCTGCCAACCGGCGGCCACCCCCGGCGGCTACTGCTTCGTCGAGCCGGAGCTACCACCGGAGCGGGCCTGCCCCTGGCGACCCGGGGACGGCCTCTCCGAGGCGGAGCGCCGGCAGGCCCGGGCGGACCCGCGCTGCGTGGTCCCGGTCGGGGACTACTACGGCAGCTACGTGCAGACACTGGTGGACGACGGCAGCGCGCTGCCGCTCCTCATCGGCGCGGATCCGGCGGAGACCGCCGCCGCCACCGCGGTGCTGCGCGCCGGGGGCGCCGTGGTGACCGACCGACGCTATCTCCACGACGGCCGGGTGACCGTGAAGGTCAACCAGGTGGAGAGCGGGTCGGACGGGCCGATCGTCACCACCGGCGACGTGCCCGCGTACGCGCTGAGCCCGACGGTCGGCCAGCCCAGCCTGCTGCTGTCCCCGAGCGCGGCCCGAGACCTCGGCCTGAGCTGGTCCCCGAGCGGCTGGGTGATAGGCACCCCGAGCCCGCCGGACGTGCACCAGCAGGAGCGCTTCACCGCCGCCCTGCAGTCGTTGGGGACATTCTCGTTGAGCGTGGAGGAGGGGGCCGCGCCACGCGACAACTCACCGCTGCTCCTGTTGCTCGCGGCGGCGGCCGGGCTGATCACGGTGGGCGCGGCCGGGATAGCCACCGCGCTCGCCGCCGCCGAGGGGCGCGCCGAGCTGTCCACCCTCGCGGCGGTCGGCGCGGCCCCGGGGGTACGCCGGCTGCTGGCGATCTGCCAGGCCGGGATCATCGCCGGCCTCGGCTCGGTGCTCGGCATCGTGGCCGGGCTGGGCACCGCCGCGATCGTGCTGCTCTCGGTCAACCGGCAGTACGCCACCGCCTGGCCGGTGCGCGAGCCGTACCCGTTCCTGGTGCCCTGGCCGGCGCTCGGCGTCCTGGTGCTGGTGCCGGTGGTGGCGATGCTCGGCGCGGGCCTGTTCACCCGCGCCCGGCTGCCGATCGAGCGGCGGCTGGACTGA